One window of Hylemonella gracilis genomic DNA carries:
- a CDS encoding methionyl-tRNA formyltransferase encodes MRIALIGQQDFGKAVLHAFLARGESQGDIVVGVFCKPEQPGEKPDALREAAEAAGLPVLQFASLKSEEAQAALRALDADLGVMAYVLQFAPQSFVNIPKHGTIQYHPSLLPRHRGPSSINWPIALGATETGLTIFRPTDGLDEGPVILQKRCAIDADETLGEVYFNKLFPLGVQALLEAADQVVAGRHTETAQDENQASYEGWFKADEARIHWTRHVDQVYNLIRACNPAPGAWCEMNDAEGRVMKVSLYDCRKHVTRTFGSVRGKPGDIVEIGAQSLFIATQGGEIEVMRVKAVVNGVSGKKMDAATFAHDNGLRAVC; translated from the coding sequence ATGCGCATCGCCCTCATCGGTCAACAGGATTTCGGCAAGGCCGTGCTGCACGCCTTTCTCGCGCGTGGTGAATCCCAGGGCGACATCGTCGTCGGCGTGTTCTGCAAGCCCGAGCAGCCCGGCGAGAAGCCGGATGCCTTGCGAGAGGCGGCCGAAGCCGCCGGTCTGCCCGTCTTGCAGTTCGCCAGCCTCAAGAGCGAGGAAGCCCAGGCCGCGCTGCGCGCGCTGGACGCTGACCTGGGCGTGATGGCCTATGTATTGCAGTTCGCGCCTCAGAGCTTCGTGAACATTCCGAAGCACGGCACCATCCAGTACCACCCGTCTCTACTGCCCAGGCACCGAGGGCCTTCCTCGATCAACTGGCCGATCGCGCTGGGTGCGACGGAAACCGGCCTGACGATCTTCCGCCCCACCGATGGCCTGGACGAAGGCCCGGTGATCCTGCAAAAGCGCTGCGCGATCGATGCGGATGAAACACTGGGCGAGGTCTATTTCAACAAGCTGTTCCCCCTGGGCGTGCAGGCCTTGCTGGAAGCCGCTGACCAGGTTGTCGCGGGCCGTCACACCGAAACCGCACAGGACGAAAACCAGGCGAGCTACGAAGGCTGGTTCAAGGCCGATGAGGCGCGCATCCACTGGACCCGGCATGTCGACCAGGTCTACAACCTGATCCGCGCCTGCAATCCGGCGCCTGGGGCCTGGTGCGAGATGAACGACGCCGAAGGTCGGGTGATGAAGGTCTCGCTCTACGACTGCCGCAAGCATGTGACGCGCACCTTCGGCTCGGTACGTGGCAAGCCGGGAGACATCGTTGAAATCGGCGCGCAGTCGCTCTTCATCGCAACCCAGGGCGGCGAAATCGAAGTCATGCGGGTCAAGGCCGTCGTCAACGGTGTCAGTGGCAAGAAGATGGACGCCGCCACATTCGCCCACGACAACGGACTTCGCGCAGTATGCTGA
- a CDS encoding FecCD family ABC transporter permease → MRRKASLLGLALLLLSALLLALGASVGSTGFESVLRAAQDPVAAQIVWQIRLPRTLGAWLAGALLGLAGAVAQGLFRNPLADPFLLGSASGASLGVASAMALLGTTLGGASALAWLTRLGLTGAAFLGAVLAVLLTLQLARGVQHTLRLLLAGVIVGVVLGAAKDLITLAAPDIVPAMLGFNLGSAGFVGWSGCALMAGLGLLCALAAWVCARALDGLSLGEATAASLGLPLVRMRVVLVAVLALATGTAVAQTGLIAFVGLAAPHLVRSIVKTPHDRLLLLAACMGGLLLMAADILARWLIAPQELPVGVLTAVLGGSYLLWLMHRRTRGGGGLA, encoded by the coding sequence ATGAGACGCAAGGCGTCCCTGCTCGGTTTGGCGCTGCTGCTGCTGTCGGCCCTGCTGCTGGCGCTGGGCGCCAGCGTGGGCAGCACGGGTTTCGAGAGCGTGTTGCGTGCCGCGCAGGACCCGGTGGCCGCGCAGATCGTCTGGCAGATCCGGCTGCCCCGCACCCTGGGCGCGTGGCTGGCCGGTGCCTTGCTGGGCCTGGCCGGCGCGGTGGCGCAGGGCCTGTTCCGCAACCCCTTGGCCGATCCCTTCCTGCTGGGCAGTGCCTCGGGCGCCTCGCTGGGCGTGGCCTCAGCCATGGCCCTGCTGGGCACCACCCTGGGTGGCGCATCTGCCCTGGCCTGGCTCACGCGCCTGGGGCTCACGGGCGCGGCGTTCCTCGGCGCGGTGCTCGCGGTGCTGCTGACCCTGCAGCTCGCGCGCGGCGTGCAGCACACGCTGCGCCTGCTGCTGGCCGGCGTCATCGTCGGGGTGGTGCTGGGCGCGGCCAAGGACCTGATCACCCTGGCCGCGCCCGACATCGTGCCGGCCATGCTGGGGTTCAACCTGGGCAGCGCGGGTTTCGTGGGCTGGTCGGGCTGCGCGCTCATGGCCGGCCTGGGCCTGCTCTGCGCCCTGGCGGCGTGGGTCTGCGCGCGCGCGCTCGACGGCCTCAGCCTGGGTGAGGCCACGGCGGCCAGCCTGGGGCTGCCGCTGGTCCGCATGCGCGTGGTGTTGGTGGCGGTGCTGGCGCTGGCCACGGGCACGGCCGTGGCCCAGACCGGCTTGATCGCCTTCGTGGGACTGGCCGCGCCGCACCTGGTGCGTTCCATCGTCAAGACCCCGCACGATCGCCTGCTATTGCTGGCCGCCTGCATGGGCGGCTTGCTGTTGATGGCGGCTGACATCCTGGCGCGCTGGCTGATCGCGCCGCAGGAACTGCCCGTGGGCGTGCTCACGGCCGTGCTGGGCGGCAGCTACCTGCTGTGGCTGATGCACCGGCGCACCCGGGGCGGGGGAGGGCTGGCATGA
- a CDS encoding cell division protein ZapB: MSDPTPIEALVERVERLLVRYEELQRTNELLVDQVDELTAERDQLKQRLLAARTRVDALLERIPEPGDKEGLKDSP; encoded by the coding sequence ATGTCAGACCCCACCCCCATCGAAGCACTGGTCGAACGCGTTGAGCGCCTGCTCGTGCGCTACGAGGAACTGCAACGCACCAATGAACTGCTGGTCGATCAGGTCGACGAGCTCACCGCGGAGCGAGACCAGCTCAAGCAACGCCTGCTGGCGGCCCGCACGCGCGTGGACGCGCTGCTCGAACGCATCCCCGAACCTGGCGACAAGGAAGGCCTGAAGGACAGCCCATGA
- a CDS encoding Bug family tripartite tricarboxylate transporter substrate binding protein: MKSFHARLKTKVATVAAAVIVATGLVAPMSAQAWEPSKPVEFVVPAGTGGGADQMARLIQGIIVKHNLMKQSLIVVNKSGGAGAEGFLSVKEAKGDPHKIIITLSNLFTTPLATGVPFNWKDMTPVSMMALDQFVLWVNADAPYKTAKQYIDAVKAAGPNKMKMGGTGSKQEDQIITVGLEKATGTKFIYVPFKGGGEVAVQLVGGHIDSTVNNPAEAVAQWRAGKLRALCVFDDQRLAYKTKVTDTQSWNDIPTCKESGVPTDYVMLRGIFTSPGVSADQTKYYVDLLAKVRETPEWKAAMEQGAFNQTSMSGAEFTKWLTTAEANHRQLMTEAGFLAK; encoded by the coding sequence ATGAAGAGCTTTCATGCCAGACTGAAAACCAAGGTGGCCACCGTGGCCGCCGCCGTCATCGTGGCCACCGGCCTGGTCGCCCCGATGTCAGCCCAGGCCTGGGAACCGAGCAAGCCGGTCGAGTTCGTTGTGCCCGCAGGCACGGGCGGCGGTGCCGACCAGATGGCGCGCCTGATCCAGGGCATCATCGTCAAGCACAACCTGATGAAGCAGTCGCTCATCGTGGTGAACAAGTCGGGTGGTGCCGGTGCCGAGGGCTTCCTGTCCGTGAAGGAAGCCAAGGGCGACCCGCACAAGATCATCATCACCCTGTCCAACCTGTTCACGACGCCGCTGGCCACGGGTGTGCCCTTCAACTGGAAGGACATGACGCCGGTTTCCATGATGGCGCTGGACCAGTTCGTGCTCTGGGTCAATGCCGACGCGCCCTACAAGACGGCCAAGCAGTACATCGACGCCGTCAAGGCCGCGGGCCCGAACAAGATGAAGATGGGCGGCACCGGCTCCAAGCAGGAAGACCAGATCATCACCGTAGGGCTTGAGAAGGCCACCGGGACCAAGTTCATCTACGTGCCCTTCAAGGGCGGCGGCGAAGTGGCCGTGCAGCTCGTGGGCGGCCACATCGATTCCACCGTGAACAACCCCGCCGAAGCCGTGGCCCAGTGGCGCGCCGGCAAGCTGCGCGCGCTGTGCGTGTTCGACGACCAGCGTCTGGCCTACAAGACCAAGGTGACGGACACCCAAAGCTGGAACGACATCCCGACCTGCAAGGAATCCGGGGTGCCGACCGACTACGTGATGCTGCGCGGCATCTTCACGTCGCCCGGCGTCAGCGCGGACCAGACCAAGTACTACGTGGATCTGCTGGCCAAGGTGCGTGAAACGCCCGAGTGGAAGGCCGCCATGGAACAAGGCGCCTTCAACCAGACCAGCATGAGCGGCGCCGAATTCACCAAGTGGCTCACGACCGCCGAAGCGAATCACCGCCAGTTGATGACCGAAGCCGGCTTCCTGGCGAAGTAA
- a CDS encoding bifunctional adenosylcobinamide kinase/adenosylcobinamide-phosphate guanylyltransferase: MSTPLTFARSELILGGQRSGKSRRAELLARDWLAASADHHAVLIATGCAHDEEMRTRIERHQRDRAQRVPGLRTVEEPLRLDQAIVAHSRADTLLVVDCLTLWLTNHLMPADGIARDAPVDALLQALRNASGPVVLVGNEIGLGVIPLGREVRQFVDALGRLNQEVAALCARVTFMAAGLPLTLKGNA; the protein is encoded by the coding sequence ATGAGCACGCCCTTGACCTTCGCGCGCAGCGAACTCATCCTCGGTGGCCAGCGCAGCGGCAAGTCGCGCCGGGCCGAGCTGCTGGCGCGTGACTGGCTGGCCGCGTCCGCCGATCACCACGCCGTGCTGATCGCCACCGGGTGCGCGCACGACGAGGAGATGCGCACGCGCATCGAACGGCACCAGCGGGACCGTGCGCAGCGCGTGCCCGGCCTGCGAACGGTGGAAGAGCCGCTGCGCCTGGACCAAGCGATCGTGGCGCACAGTCGTGCTGACACCCTGCTCGTGGTGGATTGCCTGACCCTGTGGCTGACCAACCACCTGATGCCCGCGGACGGCATCGCGCGCGACGCCCCCGTGGACGCGCTGCTGCAGGCGCTGCGCAACGCGTCCGGCCCTGTGGTGTTGGTGGGCAATGAAATCGGCCTGGGCGTGATCCCGCTTGGGCGCGAGGTGCGTCAGTTCGTGGATGCCCTGGGCCGGCTCAACCAGGAAGTCGCCGCCCTCTGCGCGCGCGTGACCTTCATGGCCGCGGGCTTGCCGCTCACGCTGAAAGGAAACGCATGA
- a CDS encoding ABC transporter ATP-binding protein: protein MSLRDLQTSVAANQDAAEPVSALSARGLRVTLGQAEVLHAIDLDLGAARWTSIVGPNGAGKSTLLKALAGLLPQARGEVRLMGLPLPGLPARARARRLAWLGQNEGASDDLPVHDVAMLGRLPHQAWLAPPSAADHAAVERALRSTQAWDWRDRPLSQLSGGERQRVLLARALAVEAEVLLMDEPLANLDPPHQADWLAVVSALVARGGTVVSVLHEISMALHADALVVMAQGRVAHHGASGDPATHAALTEVFEHRIAIHAMGGQWVALPVMQPERPG from the coding sequence ATGAGCCTGCGTGACCTTCAGACCTCGGTCGCGGCGAACCAGGACGCAGCGGAGCCCGTTTCCGCCCTGAGCGCGCGCGGCTTGCGTGTCACCCTCGGTCAGGCCGAAGTCCTGCACGCCATCGACCTGGACCTGGGCGCCGCGCGCTGGACCAGCATCGTCGGCCCGAACGGCGCCGGCAAATCCACCCTGCTCAAGGCCCTGGCGGGCTTGCTGCCTCAGGCCCGGGGTGAGGTCCGCTTGATGGGGTTGCCGCTGCCCGGCCTGCCGGCCCGGGCCCGCGCGCGCCGCCTGGCCTGGCTGGGCCAGAACGAGGGCGCCAGCGACGATTTGCCGGTCCATGACGTGGCCATGCTGGGCCGTCTGCCGCACCAGGCCTGGCTGGCTCCGCCCAGCGCGGCCGACCACGCGGCCGTCGAACGTGCCTTGCGGTCCACCCAGGCCTGGGACTGGCGCGACCGGCCGCTGAGCCAGCTTTCCGGTGGCGAGCGCCAACGCGTGCTGCTGGCGCGTGCGCTGGCCGTCGAGGCCGAGGTGCTGCTGATGGACGAGCCGCTCGCCAACCTGGACCCACCCCATCAGGCCGACTGGCTGGCCGTGGTGAGCGCCCTGGTCGCGCGCGGCGGCACCGTCGTCAGCGTATTGCACGAGATCAGCATGGCCCTGCACGCCGACGCCTTGGTGGTGATGGCTCAGGGCCGAGTCGCCCACCATGGCGCCAGCGGCGACCCAGCCACCCATGCGGCGCTGACGGAAGTCTTTGAGCACCGCATTGCCATCCATGCGATGGGCGGGCAGTGGGTCGCCTTGCCCGTGATGCAGCCCGAGCGTCCCGGTTGA
- a CDS encoding cobyrinate a,c-diamide synthase has product MTSAARCPALLIAAPASGQGKTTVTAALARLHTRQGRRVRVFKCGPDFLDPFWHTLASGAPVHQLDLWMTGEADCRARLHAAAREADLILVEGVMGLYDGQPSAADLARQFGLPVLAVIDASAMAGTFGALAHGLQHYQDGLPWAGVLANRVGSARHAGMLRQGLREPEHWLGVLSRNPALVLPERHLGLVAATELEDALQRLDVAADALADAPLGRMTLDELRQRWSVDFDLPVASLPVPKLLQGHTVAVARDAAFCFLYAANLECLQALGARMVFFSPLADRALPACDAVWLPGGYPELHAARLAANQGLRDSLCAHVAAGRPVWAECGGMMALFEQLTDGEGVTHALWGLLPGSVTLHKHLAALGPQGLRIGADELRGHTFHYSTCDTPLPARWRTHPPGARAGVVGEGEAVYLQGSIVASYFHAWFPSAPALVARLLGGLGGLGAQSGALAA; this is encoded by the coding sequence ATGACATCCGCCGCACGCTGCCCCGCTCTGCTGATCGCCGCCCCGGCCTCGGGGCAGGGCAAGACCACGGTCACGGCGGCCCTGGCGCGCTTGCACACGCGCCAGGGGCGGCGGGTGCGGGTCTTCAAGTGCGGCCCGGATTTCCTGGACCCGTTCTGGCACACCTTGGCCAGCGGCGCGCCCGTGCACCAATTGGATCTCTGGATGACGGGCGAGGCCGACTGCCGCGCGCGCCTGCATGCGGCCGCGCGAGAGGCCGACCTGATCCTGGTCGAGGGCGTGATGGGCCTCTACGACGGCCAGCCCAGCGCGGCCGATCTCGCGCGGCAGTTCGGCCTGCCGGTGCTGGCCGTGATCGATGCCTCGGCCATGGCCGGCACCTTCGGCGCGCTGGCGCATGGCCTGCAGCACTACCAGGACGGTCTGCCTTGGGCGGGCGTGCTGGCCAACCGCGTGGGCAGCGCACGCCACGCGGGCATGTTGCGGCAGGGTTTGCGTGAGCCCGAGCACTGGCTGGGGGTCTTGTCACGCAATCCAGCCCTGGTTCTGCCTGAGCGCCACCTGGGCCTGGTGGCCGCGACCGAGCTGGAGGACGCCTTGCAACGCCTGGATGTCGCTGCCGATGCCCTGGCCGACGCGCCGCTCGGGCGCATGACGCTGGACGAGCTGCGCCAGCGCTGGAGCGTCGACTTCGACCTGCCGGTCGCGTCGCTGCCGGTGCCGAAATTGCTGCAGGGCCACACCGTGGCCGTGGCCCGTGACGCCGCCTTCTGTTTTCTCTATGCCGCCAACCTGGAGTGCCTGCAGGCCCTGGGCGCGCGCATGGTTTTCTTCTCGCCACTGGCCGACCGGGCCTTGCCCGCCTGCGATGCCGTCTGGTTGCCGGGCGGTTATCCCGAACTGCACGCCGCACGCCTGGCCGCCAATCAGGGCTTGCGTGACAGCCTGTGTGCCCATGTCGCGGCAGGCCGGCCCGTGTGGGCCGAGTGCGGCGGCATGATGGCCTTGTTTGAGCAGCTCACCGATGGCGAAGGCGTTACCCATGCGCTGTGGGGCCTGCTGCCGGGCAGCGTGACCTTGCACAAACACCTGGCCGCCCTCGGCCCGCAGGGTCTGCGGATCGGCGCCGATGAGTTGCGTGGCCACACCTTCCATTACTCCACCTGCGACACCCCTTTGCCAGCACGCTGGCGCACCCACCCGCCGGGTGCAAGAGCGGGCGTGGTCGGAGAGGGCGAGGCGGTTTACCTGCAGGGCAGCATCGTGGCCAGCTACTTCCACGCCTGGTTCCCATCGGCCCCGGCGCTGGTGGCACGCCTCTTGGGTGGGCTCGGCGGGCTGGGTGCGCAGTCAGGAGCGTTGGCCGCATGA
- a CDS encoding ABC transporter substrate-binding protein, which yields MTLRLALAFILTLLMAQAGPARAFEITDQRGVTVRFAQSPQRIVSLLPSLTESVCALGQCQRLVGVDRYSNHPESIARLPRLGGGLDPSIEAVVALRPDVVLLSVSSRAGERLEALGLKVVALEPKTHADVQRVLRDLGVLLDLPAAEPERLWREIQDGVDAAARSLPPAARGTRVYFEVSRGPYGAGEVSFIGETLARLGVKNVIPAELGPFPRLNPEFVVRADPDLIMIGNRSMQSRVPYPGWDQMRAVRGQRLCVYGVDDSDVVVRPGPRMAEAARIMARCIREKLALPGPVGPASASPATPGARP from the coding sequence ATGACATTGCGCCTTGCTCTTGCGTTCATCCTCACGCTGCTGATGGCCCAGGCTGGTCCGGCGCGGGCGTTTGAAATCACCGACCAGCGCGGTGTCACCGTACGCTTCGCGCAGAGCCCGCAGCGCATCGTCAGCCTGCTGCCATCGCTGACCGAAAGCGTGTGCGCGCTCGGCCAGTGCCAGCGCCTGGTTGGCGTGGACCGTTATTCCAACCATCCTGAGAGCATCGCACGCTTGCCGCGCTTGGGCGGCGGGCTGGACCCGAGCATCGAAGCCGTGGTGGCCTTGCGGCCCGACGTGGTGCTGCTGTCGGTCTCCTCGCGTGCGGGCGAGCGTCTGGAAGCTCTGGGCCTCAAGGTGGTGGCACTCGAACCCAAGACCCATGCCGATGTGCAGCGTGTGTTGAGGGATCTGGGCGTGCTGCTGGACTTGCCCGCCGCCGAGCCCGAACGGCTCTGGCGCGAGATCCAGGACGGCGTGGACGCCGCAGCCCGCAGCCTGCCGCCCGCAGCCCGCGGCACGCGGGTGTACTTCGAGGTCAGCCGTGGCCCCTATGGCGCGGGCGAGGTCTCCTTCATCGGCGAGACCCTGGCGCGCCTGGGCGTGAAGAACGTGATCCCGGCCGAGCTGGGGCCGTTTCCGCGCCTCAATCCTGAGTTCGTCGTGCGCGCCGATCCCGACCTGATCATGATCGGCAACCGCAGCATGCAGTCGCGCGTGCCGTATCCCGGCTGGGACCAGATGCGCGCCGTGCGCGGCCAGCGCCTGTGCGTCTACGGCGTGGACGACTCTGACGTGGTGGTGCGGCCCGGCCCTCGCATGGCCGAGGCGGCGCGCATCATGGCGCGCTGCATCCGCGAGAAGCTGGCCTTGCCCGGGCCCGTCGGCCCGGCGTCTGCCTCGCCGGCCACGCCGGGAGCCCGCCCATGA
- a CDS encoding energy-coupling factor ABC transporter permease, with product MHIEPGLVDATKIFLSYATGTAAAVYASKLAFEALKKDGPLSLLARSLLCMGLVFCFFEVLPHHPVGVSEVHLILGTTLLLVFGVAPAALGLAGGLAIQSLFFAQQDLPQYGMNVTTLLVPLFATHVLARRIVPENMAYVDLSYLQAFKLSVAYQGGIVVWVAFWALYGHGFNAANLAQIGSFGAAYMTVVLLEPLVDLGVLAGAKAVHRLRGSAWVEQRLYQAA from the coding sequence ATGCACATCGAACCCGGACTGGTTGATGCAACCAAGATCTTCCTGAGCTACGCCACCGGCACTGCCGCCGCCGTTTATGCCAGCAAGCTGGCGTTTGAGGCCCTCAAGAAAGACGGGCCGCTGTCCCTGCTCGCACGCAGCCTGCTGTGCATGGGCTTGGTGTTCTGCTTCTTTGAAGTGCTGCCCCATCACCCCGTCGGTGTGTCGGAGGTGCACCTGATCCTGGGGACCACCTTGCTGCTGGTTTTCGGCGTGGCGCCCGCCGCGCTGGGTCTGGCCGGCGGCCTGGCAATCCAGAGCCTGTTCTTTGCCCAGCAAGACCTGCCGCAGTACGGCATGAATGTCACCACTTTGCTGGTGCCCCTGTTTGCCACGCATGTCCTGGCGCGCCGCATCGTGCCCGAGAACATGGCCTATGTGGACCTGAGTTACCTGCAGGCTTTCAAGCTGTCGGTCGCCTACCAGGGCGGCATCGTGGTCTGGGTGGCTTTCTGGGCGCTGTATGGCCATGGCTTCAATGCGGCCAATCTCGCCCAGATCGGCAGCTTTGGCGCCGCCTACATGACCGTGGTGCTGCTGGAGCCCCTGGTCGACCTGGGCGTGCTGGCCGGGGCCAAGGCCGTGCACCGCCTGCGCGGCAGCGCCTGGGTTGAGCAACGCCTCTACCAGGCCGCCTGA
- a CDS encoding TonB-dependent receptor domain-containing protein, with protein MTATRTESRVDAVLSDITVITRDDIEQGTGRTVAELLARVAGVQMSSNGGLGKTSSIFIRGTESRHVLLLVDGVRVGSASTGTPNFDSIPLESIERIEVLKGPASALYGSDAVGGVIQIFTRQGREGFFPYASATVGSAGRREASAGLSGGSGDVSYSLGVQTLREDGFSATNSSVGSSHNSDRDGVSQQSVNASADWRFAPGWKFDAHLLHADGVNNYDSGTGSYDTHADVLTQGYAVGLEGRMVPNWKSRLAYGGSDDNSTNHTGSQPTRFDTHQDQWTWLNEIGTPLGLLLLGMESIEQQVSGTTAYTVDHRTTDSVFAGLNGEAGAHGWQFNVRRDDNSQFGEANTGFAGYGYKLASELRAHVSYGTSFKAPSFNQLYYPNYGNTTTQPEEGRNREAGLAYTPGTQTYQAVYFDNRIKGFITTQPAVANIPRARIQGWTLSYTGQFDALDLHATLDLLDARNEVTGKQLRRRADEQLALGADHRVGAWKYGATVLAASERYDDDKNTVELPAYATLDIHADYALNPDWSVQARLNNLADKEYQTANGYNQPGRAVYLTLRWAPR; from the coding sequence GTGACCGCCACGCGCACCGAGTCGCGCGTCGACGCGGTGCTCAGCGACATCACCGTCATCACCCGCGATGACATCGAACAGGGCACAGGCCGCACCGTGGCCGAGTTGCTGGCCCGTGTGGCTGGTGTGCAGATGTCGTCCAATGGTGGCCTGGGCAAGACGTCGAGCATCTTCATCCGCGGCACGGAGAGCCGCCATGTGCTGCTGCTGGTGGACGGCGTGCGCGTGGGTTCGGCCTCCACCGGCACCCCCAACTTCGATAGCATTCCTCTTGAGAGCATCGAGCGCATCGAAGTGCTCAAGGGACCGGCCTCCGCCCTGTATGGCAGCGATGCCGTCGGCGGCGTGATCCAGATCTTCACTCGCCAGGGGCGCGAAGGCTTTTTCCCCTACGCCTCCGCCACGGTGGGCAGTGCTGGACGGCGTGAAGCCAGTGCGGGTCTGAGTGGTGGCTCTGGTGACGTGTCATACAGCTTGGGCGTGCAAACGCTGCGCGAAGACGGCTTCTCGGCGACCAACTCAAGCGTGGGTAGCAGTCATAACAGCGACCGTGATGGCGTTTCTCAACAAAGCGTGAATGCCTCCGCAGATTGGCGTTTTGCACCAGGCTGGAAGTTCGACGCACATTTGCTCCACGCCGACGGCGTGAACAACTACGACAGCGGCACCGGCAGTTATGACACGCATGCCGATGTCCTGACCCAAGGCTATGCCGTTGGCCTGGAAGGGCGGATGGTGCCGAATTGGAAATCGCGCCTCGCTTATGGCGGCAGCGATGACAATTCCACCAATCACACCGGGAGCCAACCGACGCGCTTCGATACGCACCAGGACCAGTGGACCTGGCTCAACGAGATCGGCACCCCACTGGGTCTGTTGCTGCTGGGAATGGAAAGCATCGAACAGCAAGTAAGCGGAACCACGGCATACACGGTTGATCACCGCACCACGGACTCCGTCTTTGCCGGTCTCAATGGCGAAGCAGGCGCCCATGGCTGGCAATTCAATGTTCGCAGGGACGACAACTCACAGTTCGGCGAAGCCAACACCGGCTTTGCTGGGTACGGATACAAGCTCGCCTCTGAGCTGCGCGCCCACGTTTCCTACGGCACATCCTTCAAGGCGCCGTCTTTCAATCAGCTCTACTACCCCAATTACGGCAACACGACCACCCAACCCGAGGAGGGCCGCAACCGCGAAGCCGGCCTGGCCTATACGCCCGGAACGCAGACCTACCAGGCGGTTTACTTCGACAACCGGATCAAGGGGTTCATCACGACGCAGCCCGCGGTCGCGAACATTCCTCGGGCACGCATCCAGGGCTGGACACTGAGCTACACCGGCCAATTCGATGCGCTGGACCTGCACGCCACGCTGGATCTGCTGGACGCTCGCAACGAAGTCACGGGCAAGCAGTTGCGTCGCCGGGCCGATGAACAATTGGCGCTGGGCGCGGATCACCGCGTCGGGGCCTGGAAATACGGCGCCACCGTGCTGGCGGCGTCCGAGCGTTATGACGATGACAAAAACACCGTCGAGCTGCCCGCGTACGCCACGCTCGACATCCACGCGGACTATGCGCTCAACCCGGATTGGTCCGTGCAGGCCCGACTGAACAACCTGGCCGACAAGGAATACCAGACGGCCAATGGCTACAACCAGCCAGGTCGCGCGGTTTACCTGACCCTGCGCTGGGCACCCCGTTGA
- a CDS encoding cell division protein ZapA — protein sequence MKQLEVQIMGQSYLLGAPEGGEERLRQAVQRVDEAMCKIRDAGKIKARERIAVLAALNLAFDLGASAATAVPADQAGTSEATPMPTLVSPPADAALGTLIARLDTALGEDGRLI from the coding sequence ATGAAACAGCTCGAAGTGCAAATCATGGGACAGAGCTATCTGCTGGGCGCGCCGGAAGGCGGTGAGGAGCGTCTGCGCCAGGCCGTGCAACGCGTGGACGAAGCCATGTGCAAGATCCGTGACGCCGGCAAGATCAAGGCGCGCGAGCGCATCGCGGTGCTCGCGGCGCTGAACCTGGCGTTTGACCTGGGTGCGTCCGCCGCCACGGCGGTGCCCGCGGACCAGGCAGGCACGAGCGAGGCGACTCCCATGCCCACCTTGGTGTCGCCCCCGGCAGATGCGGCCTTGGGCACCTTGATCGCCCGGCTGGATACCGCCCTGGGCGAGGACGGTCGCCTGATTTGA